In Limnohabitans sp. INBF002, one genomic interval encodes:
- the dbpA gene encoding ATP-dependent RNA helicase DbpA, with protein sequence MTDLKNTATTFASLSLAASSLDNLTQLGYTQMTPIQAASLPLTLAGRDLIAQASTGSGKTAAFGIPLVEKLDPAQFDAQAMVLCPTRELADQVTQEIRRLARAVGNIKVVTLCGGVALRGQTVSLEHGAHVVVGTPGRIMDHLERGSLSLQGLKMLVLDEADRMLDMGFFDDIAKVARQCPKDRQTLLFSATYPEGIAKLASQFMREPQTVKVQAQHDAQKIKQIFYEVSNNERLHAVSQLLNHFRPESTLAFCNTKQQCRDLVTVLQAQGFSALALFGELEQRERDQVLVQFANRSCSVLVATDVAARGLDVANLEAVINVDVTPDPEVHIHRIGRTGRGDAEGLALSLASMDEMGNVGKIEQLQNRESTWAPLSSLTPAAGGILQPPMATLQIVGGRKEKIRAGDVLGALTGDAGFAKEQVGKINVNEFSTYVAVARSIAREAVKRLSEGRVKGKTVKVRLLEDASGR encoded by the coding sequence ATGACCGATTTAAAAAATACCGCTACGACCTTTGCTTCCCTGAGCCTCGCGGCCTCTTCTCTCGATAACTTGACGCAGCTGGGCTACACCCAGATGACCCCTATTCAAGCTGCGAGCTTGCCCCTGACTTTGGCAGGTCGCGATTTGATTGCGCAAGCCAGCACCGGCAGCGGCAAGACGGCCGCGTTTGGCATCCCTTTGGTTGAAAAGCTCGACCCTGCGCAGTTCGATGCGCAAGCTATGGTGCTGTGCCCCACTCGCGAATTGGCCGATCAAGTGACGCAAGAAATTCGCCGCTTGGCTCGTGCTGTGGGCAACATCAAAGTGGTCACCTTGTGTGGCGGTGTGGCCTTGCGTGGGCAGACCGTCAGCCTCGAACACGGTGCGCATGTGGTGGTGGGTACGCCCGGCCGCATCATGGACCACTTGGAGCGCGGCTCGCTCAGCCTGCAAGGCTTAAAAATGTTGGTGCTCGATGAAGCTGACCGTATGTTGGACATGGGTTTCTTTGATGACATCGCCAAGGTGGCGCGCCAGTGCCCCAAAGATCGTCAAACCTTGTTGTTCTCTGCCACTTACCCGGAAGGCATTGCCAAGCTCGCCTCGCAATTCATGCGCGAGCCGCAAACCGTCAAGGTGCAAGCGCAACACGACGCACAAAAAATCAAACAAATTTTTTATGAGGTGAGTAACAACGAGCGTTTGCATGCTGTGTCGCAACTGCTGAACCACTTCCGGCCTGAATCGACCTTGGCGTTTTGCAACACCAAACAGCAATGCCGCGATTTGGTGACGGTGTTGCAAGCGCAAGGCTTCAGCGCTTTGGCCTTGTTTGGTGAACTTGAACAACGCGAGCGTGACCAAGTGCTGGTGCAGTTTGCCAACCGCAGTTGCTCGGTGTTGGTGGCCACCGATGTGGCGGCGCGTGGCTTGGATGTGGCCAATTTAGAAGCCGTCATCAACGTGGACGTGACGCCTGACCCCGAGGTGCACATTCACCGCATTGGCCGCACAGGTCGTGGCGATGCCGAGGGGTTGGCCTTGTCACTGGCCAGCATGGACGAGATGGGCAACGTGGGCAAGATTGAACAGTTGCAAAACCGCGAGTCCACATGGGCACCGCTCAGCAGCCTCACGCCAGCCGCAGGCGGCATCTTGCAGCCGCCCATGGCGACGCTGCAAATTGTGGGTGGTCGCAAAGAAAAGATTCGTGCCGGCGACGTGTTGGGCGCACTGACCGGCGATGCCGGCTTTGCCAAAGAGCAAGTGGGCAAGATCAATGTGAATGAGTTCTCTACCTACGTGGC
- the dtd gene encoding D-aminoacyl-tRNA deacylase — protein MKAVLQRVSEARVVVDGQTVGEIAQGLLILLCAEKGDTEAVGQKMLDKILKLRVFYDEAGKMNRSVSDVHGGLLVVSQFTLAADTSSGTRPSFTSAAPAEEGRRLYDAFVAQDKAQHPQVQTGIFGADMKVHLVNDGPVTIPITIIGA, from the coding sequence ATGAAAGCAGTTTTACAACGCGTGAGCGAAGCCCGTGTGGTGGTGGACGGTCAAACTGTCGGTGAGATTGCACAAGGCTTGTTGATACTGCTGTGTGCCGAGAAAGGCGACACCGAAGCGGTGGGCCAAAAAATGCTCGACAAAATTTTGAAGCTGCGCGTGTTTTACGACGAAGCAGGCAAGATGAACCGCAGCGTGAGCGATGTGCACGGCGGTTTGTTGGTGGTGAGCCAGTTCACCTTGGCCGCAGACACCAGCAGCGGCACTCGCCCCAGCTTCACCAGCGCTGCCCCCGCCGAAGAGGGCCGGCGCTTGTACGACGCCTTTGTGGCGCAAGACAAAGCGCAGCACCCGCAGGTGCAAACGGGCATCTTTGGCGCAGACATGAAAGTGCATTTGGTGAACGATGGCCCTGTGACCATCCCAATCACGATAATCGGTGCATGA
- a CDS encoding cation diffusion facilitator family transporter — translation MNTRTLEKWLSPKGLLWASVVVACITIALKTLAWHLTDSVGLLSDAMESLVNLASAIFGLMMVTVAAMPADEDHPYGHHKAEYFSSGFEGILIVVAALGIMWAAGRRIFDPQPLEQVGIGLALSVASSALNGLLAWVMFRAAKTHRSIALEADARHLVTDVWTSAGVVVGIALVSYSGWLWLDAVVAIGVALNILKEGWHLIWGASQGLMDEAVEPEVLAQINTVLHNLSMVHEETGADHTHLVRFDHIITRKAGQRRFVDLHMHMPAEWTLGRAAMFRANVEQSLMKAVPGLRATIQLLPNDVEAHLDDPLDVN, via the coding sequence ATGAACACTCGGACGCTTGAAAAATGGCTCTCGCCCAAAGGCTTGCTTTGGGCCTCGGTCGTGGTGGCGTGCATCACCATCGCACTCAAAACCTTGGCATGGCACCTCACCGATTCGGTGGGTTTGTTGTCCGACGCGATGGAGTCGCTGGTGAACTTAGCCAGCGCCATCTTTGGTTTGATGATGGTCACGGTCGCTGCTATGCCTGCGGACGAAGACCATCCTTATGGTCACCACAAGGCTGAGTATTTTTCATCGGGCTTTGAAGGCATCCTCATCGTGGTTGCCGCGCTGGGCATCATGTGGGCAGCGGGGCGCCGCATCTTTGACCCCCAGCCCTTAGAGCAAGTAGGTATTGGTTTGGCCTTGTCTGTGGCCAGTTCTGCGCTGAATGGTTTGCTGGCTTGGGTCATGTTTCGTGCGGCCAAAACACACCGCTCGATTGCGCTAGAGGCCGATGCGCGCCATTTGGTGACGGATGTGTGGACCTCTGCCGGTGTGGTGGTTGGTATTGCGTTGGTCAGCTACAGCGGTTGGCTGTGGTTGGATGCTGTGGTCGCGATTGGCGTTGCATTGAACATCCTCAAAGAAGGCTGGCATTTGATTTGGGGTGCCTCACAAGGCTTGATGGATGAAGCAGTCGAGCCCGAGGTGCTGGCGCAAATCAACACGGTGTTGCACAACCTGTCGATGGTCCATGAAGAGACAGGTGCCGACCACACGCACCTCGTGCGTTTCGATCACATCATCACGCGCAAAGCAGGCCAACGTCGCTTTGTGGACTTGCACATGCACATGCCTGCCGAGTGGACGCTGGGGCGTGCCGCCATGTTTCGCGCCAATGTGGAGCAATCGTTGATGAAAGCGGTGCCCGGTTTGCGCGCCACCATTCAGTTGCTGCCCAACGATGTGGAAGCGCATCTGGACGACCCGCTCGATGTGAACTAA
- the tyrS gene encoding tyrosine--tRNA ligase, which produces MNQASLQNHPVTDRVLEALAVTKRGCEELIPEDAWVKKLARSEATGQPLRIKLGLDPTAPDIHIGHTVVLNKMRQLQDLGHQVIFLIGDFTSLIGDPSGRNSTRPPLTPEQIKVNAETYYKQASLVLDPAKTEIRYNSEWCIPLGSMGMIQLASKYTVARMMERNDFHDRFHANTPISVHEFLYPLMQGYDSVALKSDLELGGTDQKFNLLMGRHLQAEYGQEAQCILTMPLLEGLDGVEKMSKSKNNYIGISEEPNTMFAKVLSISDVLMWRWYTLLSFKSMADIEALKKEIEGGRNPKDAKVALAKEITARFHGAAAADAAEQDFINRSKGGVPDEIPEVSLSGAPMGIGALLKAAGLAPSSSEANRLIDGGGVRVDSSVVNDKGLKLDAGTFVVQVGKRKFARVTLA; this is translated from the coding sequence ATGAATCAAGCATCTTTACAAAACCACCCTGTCACCGATCGCGTCCTCGAAGCCTTGGCTGTGACCAAGCGCGGCTGCGAAGAGCTGATTCCCGAAGACGCTTGGGTCAAAAAGCTCGCGCGCTCCGAAGCCACGGGCCAACCCCTGCGCATCAAATTGGGCTTGGACCCAACGGCACCCGACATTCACATTGGCCACACGGTGGTGTTGAACAAGATGCGCCAGTTGCAGGACTTGGGGCATCAAGTCATCTTTTTGATTGGCGACTTCACCAGTTTGATTGGCGACCCATCAGGCCGCAACAGCACGCGCCCGCCGCTCACGCCTGAGCAAATCAAGGTGAACGCTGAGACGTATTACAAGCAAGCCTCGTTGGTGCTCGACCCCGCCAAAACCGAAATTCGCTACAACAGCGAATGGTGTATTCCGCTGGGCTCCATGGGCATGATTCAGCTCGCGTCCAAGTACACCGTGGCGCGCATGATGGAGCGCAACGACTTTCACGATCGCTTCCACGCCAACACGCCCATCAGCGTGCATGAGTTTTTGTACCCGCTGATGCAGGGCTACGACTCGGTGGCCTTGAAGTCTGATTTGGAATTGGGCGGTACCGACCAAAAATTCAACTTGCTCATGGGTCGCCATTTGCAGGCCGAGTACGGCCAAGAAGCGCAGTGCATCTTGACCATGCCTTTGCTCGAAGGTTTGGATGGCGTTGAAAAAATGTCCAAGTCCAAGAACAACTACATCGGCATCAGTGAAGAACCGAACACCATGTTTGCCAAGGTGTTGTCCATCTCTGACGTGCTCATGTGGCGCTGGTACACCTTGCTGTCGTTCAAGTCGATGGCTGACATCGAGGCCTTGAAAAAAGAAATCGAAGGCGGTCGCAATCCCAAAGACGCCAAGGTGGCCTTGGCCAAAGAAATCACGGCACGTTTCCACGGTGCAGCAGCTGCGGATGCGGCTGAACAAGACTTCATCAACCGCAGCAAAGGCGGCGTGCCCGATGAAATTCCAGAGGTGTCGCTCAGCGGCGCACCCATGGGCATTGGCGCCTTGCTCAAAGCGGCAGGCTTGGCACCTTCCAGTAGCGAAGCCAACCGTTTGATTGACGGCGGTGGTGTGCGAGTGGACTCCAGCGTGGTCAACGACAAAGGCTTGAAGCTCGATGCCGGAACGTTTGTGGTGCAAGTGGGCAAGCGCAAATTTGCGCGTGTCACATTGGCTTAA
- a CDS encoding M23 family metallopeptidase has product MQQFFSLWATRLQNCFQTHPRRVMAGVAVALSVVGGGAFAVASLDAGVASMPLRQVVENVNTVTFPNLWADKPLQLFRSDLTRSSDTADSLLSRLGLSDPEAAAYLRNARTARQQLMGRAGRMVSVEGDAEHRLTRLTARWANDDGENFTRWIMERNAEGFVAREETARLNVGTRMGNGTIQSSLFAATDDANIPDSVASQLADIFAGDIDFHRALRKGDRFAVVYESLEADGEVLRTGRVLSAEFVNNGKTHQAFWFQEANAKEGGYYNADGISLRRAYLASPLAFSRMTSGFKMRFHPILQTWRAHLGVDYAAPTGTAVRSVGQGIVDVAGTQGGFGNVVMVKHANGHTTVYAHLSRIHVKRGQSVMQGQTLGLVGATGWATGPHLHFEFRVNGQHKDPITMARQSVSVEVSAAAREQFKRHATLAKIDLTAAASTQISRAE; this is encoded by the coding sequence TTGCAGCAATTCTTTTCTTTGTGGGCCACACGCCTGCAAAACTGCTTTCAAACCCACCCCCGTCGCGTCATGGCTGGCGTGGCTGTCGCGCTCTCCGTGGTCGGTGGCGGGGCATTTGCGGTGGCGAGCTTGGATGCGGGCGTCGCCAGCATGCCGCTTCGCCAAGTGGTGGAAAACGTCAACACCGTCACGTTTCCTAATTTATGGGCTGACAAGCCCTTGCAACTGTTCCGCTCAGACCTGACGCGCTCAAGCGACACGGCCGACAGTTTGCTCTCACGCCTCGGCCTGAGTGACCCAGAGGCCGCGGCTTACCTGCGCAACGCACGGACAGCACGCCAACAGCTCATGGGTCGCGCCGGACGCATGGTGAGCGTGGAAGGCGATGCCGAGCACCGCCTCACCCGCTTGACCGCACGCTGGGCCAATGACGACGGGGAAAACTTCACCCGTTGGATCATGGAGCGCAACGCCGAAGGTTTTGTGGCGCGCGAAGAAACCGCACGCCTGAACGTCGGCACACGCATGGGCAACGGCACGATTCAAAGCTCACTCTTTGCAGCCACGGATGATGCAAATATTCCCGACAGCGTGGCCAGCCAGTTGGCTGACATCTTTGCTGGCGACATCGACTTTCACCGCGCTCTGCGCAAAGGCGACCGCTTCGCCGTGGTGTACGAATCGCTGGAAGCCGATGGCGAGGTGCTGCGCACAGGCCGCGTGTTGTCTGCAGAATTTGTGAACAACGGCAAAACACACCAAGCGTTTTGGTTCCAAGAAGCCAATGCCAAAGAAGGCGGCTACTACAACGCCGACGGCATCAGCCTGCGACGCGCCTACTTGGCATCGCCCCTCGCGTTCTCGCGCATGACCAGTGGCTTCAAGATGCGTTTTCATCCCATCTTGCAAACTTGGCGCGCCCACCTCGGCGTCGATTACGCAGCGCCCACTGGCACCGCCGTGCGCAGCGTAGGCCAAGGCATTGTGGACGTGGCCGGCACGCAAGGCGGCTTTGGCAATGTGGTGATGGTCAAGCACGCCAATGGTCACACCACGGTGTACGCGCACTTGAGCCGCATCCACGTCAAACGCGGTCAGTCGGTCATGCAGGGCCAGACCCTGGGTTTGGTCGGCGCCACAGGCTGGGCCACAGGCCCACACCTGCACTTTGAATTCCGCGTGAATGGTCAGCACAAAGACCCGATCACCATGGCACGCCAAAGCGTATCGGTGGAAGTGTCTGCTGCTGCTCGCGAGCAATTCAAACGCCACGCCACCCTGGCCAAGATTGACTTGACCGCAGCGGCCAGCACCCAAATCAGCCGCGCTGAATAA
- a CDS encoding anhydro-N-acetylmuramic acid kinase: MSASAASPQLFIGLMSGTSLDGVDGVLADFSGPQPRVLAHHAMPFAPALKQELLALNTPSDNELHRAALAANGLVRVYAQTVQALLSDTQTPARDVCAIGAHGQTVRHQPGAFDGTGYTLQLNNPALLAELTGIDVVADFRSRDVAASGQGAPLVPVFHQGIFGQPNQTVGVLNIGGIANLSVLHANGDVLGFDCGPGNALLDHWCQQHTGDAFDNNGAWGASGSVIEPLLQAMLAEPFLHQAPPKSTGRDLFHPTWLTHQLSGDVNANPADVQATLTEFTARACVNDVRRHAAEASELIVCGGGALNGLLMQRLQAGLPSVRVLSSAERGMPPLQVEAAAFAWLARQTVRGLPGNLPKVTGAQGARILGGIFKA; encoded by the coding sequence ATGTCTGCGTCTGCAGCATCACCGCAGCTTTTCATTGGCTTGATGTCGGGCACGTCGCTCGACGGCGTGGACGGTGTGTTGGCAGACTTCAGCGGCCCGCAACCACGGGTGTTGGCACACCACGCCATGCCCTTTGCGCCAGCATTGAAACAAGAACTGCTGGCACTCAACACCCCATCTGACAACGAACTGCACCGTGCGGCATTGGCCGCCAACGGCTTGGTGCGCGTGTATGCGCAAACTGTGCAAGCGTTATTGAGTGACACACAAACACCCGCCCGCGATGTGTGCGCCATCGGCGCCCACGGCCAAACCGTGCGCCACCAACCGGGCGCGTTTGATGGCACGGGCTACACGCTGCAGCTCAACAACCCAGCCCTCTTGGCCGAGCTCACCGGCATTGATGTGGTGGCTGATTTCCGCAGCCGCGATGTGGCAGCCAGCGGTCAAGGTGCCCCGCTCGTGCCCGTGTTTCACCAAGGCATCTTTGGTCAACCCAACCAAACAGTAGGCGTGCTGAACATCGGTGGCATTGCCAACCTCAGCGTGTTGCACGCCAACGGCGATGTGCTGGGCTTTGATTGCGGTCCAGGCAACGCCCTGCTGGACCATTGGTGCCAACAACACACCGGCGACGCCTTTGACAACAACGGCGCATGGGGCGCCAGCGGCAGCGTGATAGAGCCCTTGCTGCAAGCCATGTTGGCCGAACCTTTTCTGCACCAAGCGCCCCCAAAAAGCACGGGACGCGATTTGTTTCACCCCACCTGGCTGACACACCAACTCAGCGGCGACGTCAATGCAAACCCCGCCGATGTGCAAGCCACTCTGACGGAGTTCACCGCACGTGCCTGCGTGAACGATGTGCGGCGCCATGCGGCAGAGGCGTCGGAGCTCATTGTGTGTGGCGGTGGTGCGTTGAATGGTTTGCTGATGCAGCGCTTGCAAGCGGGCTTACCCAGCGTGCGTGTGTTGTCGTCCGCTGAACGCGGCATGCCGCCTTTACAAGTGGAGGCCGCCGCCTTTGCATGGCTGGCTCGTCAAACCGTGCGGGGCCTGCCAGGCAACTTGCCAAAAGTAACGGGCGCACAAGGCGCCCGCATACTGGGTGGAATTTTTAAAGCCTGA
- the erpA gene encoding iron-sulfur cluster insertion protein ErpA, producing MSAVAENIQTEMPSPFVFTDSAAAKVADLIAEEGNPELKLRVFVQGGGCSGFQYGFTFDEIVNEDDTTINKNGVSLLVDAMSYQYLVGAEIDYKEDLQGAQFVIKNPNATSTCGCGSSFSA from the coding sequence ATGAGCGCAGTTGCAGAAAACATCCAAACAGAAATGCCATCCCCTTTCGTCTTCACCGACAGCGCAGCTGCCAAGGTGGCGGACTTGATTGCGGAAGAAGGCAACCCTGAATTGAAGTTGCGCGTGTTCGTGCAAGGCGGCGGCTGCTCAGGCTTTCAATACGGTTTCACGTTTGATGAAATCGTGAACGAAGACGACACCACCATCAATAAAAACGGCGTGTCTTTGTTGGTTGACGCGATGAGCTACCAATACTTGGTGGGCGCTGAGATTGACTACAAAGAAGACTTGCAAGGCGCTCAGTTCGTCATCAAGAACCCGAACGCGACATCGACCTGCGGCTGCGGCTCGTCGTTCTCAGCCTGA
- the rpsI gene encoding 30S ribosomal protein S9 has translation MIGEWNNGTGRRKSSVARVFLKKGSGKITINGKDIAAYFGRQTSIMISKQPLMLTNNGEAFDIQVNVHGGGESGQAGAVRHGITRALIDYDAALKPVLSQAGYVTRDAREVERKKVGLHSARRRKQFSKR, from the coding sequence ATGATTGGTGAATGGAACAACGGCACCGGCCGTCGCAAATCAAGCGTCGCTCGCGTGTTTCTGAAAAAGGGCTCCGGCAAAATCACGATCAACGGTAAAGACATCGCCGCATATTTCGGCCGTCAAACCTCGATCATGATTTCGAAGCAACCCTTGATGCTGACCAACAACGGCGAAGCGTTTGACATTCAAGTCAACGTGCACGGCGGTGGTGAGTCTGGCCAAGCTGGTGCAGTGCGTCACGGTATTACCCGCGCTTTGATCGACTACGACGCAGCTTTGAAGCCCGTCCTGTCACAAGCCGGTTACGTGACTCGCGATGCTCGCGAAGTGGAACGTAAAAAGGTTGGCTTGCACTCTGCTCGCCGCCGCAAGCAGTTCAGCAAGCGTTAA
- the rplM gene encoding 50S ribosomal protein L13, with amino-acid sequence MSTFSAKPADVVHEWFVIDATDKVLGRVASEVALRLRGKHKAIYTPHVDTGDFIVIINASKIKVTGTKSLDKVYYRHSGYPGGITATNFRDLQAKHPGRAIEKAVKGMLPKGPLGYAMIKKLKVYGGAEHPHTAQQPKVLDI; translated from the coding sequence ATGTCTACATTCAGCGCAAAACCCGCTGACGTGGTGCATGAGTGGTTTGTGATTGACGCCACCGATAAGGTGCTCGGACGAGTAGCCAGCGAAGTTGCTCTCCGTTTGCGCGGCAAACACAAAGCCATTTACACACCCCACGTCGATACAGGTGACTTCATCGTCATCATCAACGCTTCCAAGATCAAGGTCACTGGTACCAAGTCTTTGGACAAGGTGTACTACCGTCACTCGGGTTACCCCGGCGGTATCACTGCAACAAATTTCCGCGATCTGCAAGCCAAACACCCTGGCCGCGCGATTGAGAAGGCTGTCAAGGGCATGTTGCCCAAAGGCCCACTCGGTTACGCCATGATCAAAAAGCTCAAGGTGTACGGCGGTGCAGAGCACCCTCACACCGCACAACAGCCTAAAGTGCTGGACATCTAA
- the rlmJ gene encoding 23S rRNA (adenine(2030)-N(6))-methyltransferase RlmJ, with amino-acid sequence MFSYRHAFHAGNHADVLKHLTLIATLKHLMHKDAGIQFVDTHAGAGLYRLDGDYAEKSGEAAEGILKVLNLKGPAALTDYLEMVASFNAKGSHKIYPGSPFIIHKLLRHEARDRLKLFELHPTDHKSLAGNIQQLEAGRTVSVTRADGFESLKALLPPPVSSSGSRRTCVLIDPSYEIKNDYYRVIDCIQDSLKRFATGTYIVWYPIVPRPEAHDLPRKLKGLCSQAKKPWLHATLAIGRKTGGNDAGLSASGMFIVNPPFTLKPLLNEALPVVEEALARGPGRGWVVESGG; translated from the coding sequence ATGTTCAGTTATCGCCACGCTTTTCACGCCGGAAACCACGCCGACGTCCTCAAACACCTCACTTTGATTGCCACTTTGAAGCATTTGATGCACAAAGACGCGGGCATTCAGTTTGTGGACACGCATGCCGGCGCGGGCCTGTACCGCCTGGACGGCGACTATGCCGAAAAAAGTGGCGAAGCCGCCGAAGGCATTTTGAAGGTGCTCAACCTCAAAGGCCCTGCCGCCTTGACCGACTACCTAGAGATGGTGGCCAGTTTCAACGCCAAAGGCAGCCACAAGATTTACCCAGGCTCGCCTTTCATCATTCACAAGCTGCTGCGCCACGAAGCGCGCGACCGCTTGAAGCTGTTTGAACTGCATCCGACTGACCACAAATCACTCGCGGGCAATATTCAGCAGCTCGAAGCGGGCCGCACGGTCAGCGTCACACGCGCCGATGGCTTTGAATCGCTCAAGGCTTTGCTGCCACCGCCGGTATCTAGCAGCGGCTCACGCCGCACCTGCGTGCTGATTGACCCCAGCTACGAAATCAAGAACGACTACTACCGCGTGATCGATTGCATTCAAGACAGCTTGAAGCGCTTTGCCACCGGCACCTACATCGTGTGGTACCCCATCGTGCCGCGCCCTGAAGCGCACGACTTGCCACGCAAGCTCAAAGGCCTGTGCAGCCAAGCCAAAAAGCCATGGCTGCATGCCACCTTGGCCATCGGCCGCAAAACGGGGGGCAATGACGCGGGCTTAAGCGCCAGCGGCATGTTCATCGTCAACCCGCCCTTCACATTGAAGCCTTTGTTGAACGAAGCGCTACCCGTGGTGGAAGAAGCCTTGGCACGCGGCCCCGGTCGGGGCTGGGTGGTGGAGTCGGGTGGCTAA
- the metF gene encoding methylenetetrahydrofolate reductase [NAD(P)H] has product MNANNSLSIEFFPPKTPEGAEKLRAVRQALYPLQPQFCSVTYGAGGSTQAGTISTLKEILSEGVPAASHFSCIGATRDSVRQQLAEFKAMGVKRLVALRGDLPSGYGAGGEFHYASDLVAFIRAETGDDFGIEVAAYPEIHPQAKSAEADLQAFATKVKAGADSAITQYFYNSDAYFRFVEDADKLGVHIPVVPGIMPITSSSQLLRFSDACGAEIPRWIRLRLLGFGDDLASIKAFGLDVVTDLCDQLRAGGAPGLHFYSMNQSVPTLAICKNLGLGV; this is encoded by the coding sequence ATGAACGCGAACAACAGCTTGAGCATTGAGTTTTTTCCACCTAAAACGCCAGAGGGTGCAGAGAAGTTGCGCGCGGTGCGTCAGGCCCTGTACCCGCTCCAACCGCAGTTTTGTTCGGTCACCTATGGCGCAGGTGGTTCGACCCAAGCGGGCACGATTTCTACCTTGAAAGAAATCTTGAGCGAAGGCGTGCCTGCCGCCTCGCACTTCTCGTGCATTGGTGCCACGCGCGACAGTGTGCGTCAGCAATTGGCCGAGTTCAAAGCCATGGGCGTGAAGCGCTTGGTGGCCTTGCGTGGCGACTTGCCCAGCGGCTATGGCGCAGGTGGTGAGTTTCACTACGCCAGCGATTTGGTGGCTTTTATTCGCGCAGAGACGGGTGACGATTTCGGTATTGAAGTGGCCGCTTATCCAGAGATTCATCCGCAAGCCAAATCAGCCGAGGCTGATTTGCAAGCCTTTGCCACCAAAGTAAAGGCGGGCGCAGACTCGGCCATCACACAGTACTTTTACAACAGCGATGCGTATTTCCGTTTTGTGGAAGATGCCGATAAGCTTGGTGTGCACATCCCCGTGGTGCCCGGCATCATGCCCATCACCAGCTCGTCGCAGTTGTTGCGCTTCTCCGATGCCTGTGGTGCTGAGATTCCACGTTGGATTCGTTTGCGTTTGCTTGGGTTTGGGGATGACCTCGCGTCCATCAAAGCCTTTGGCTTGGATGTGGTGACTGATTTGTGTGACCAGTTACGTGCAGGTGGTGCGCCAGGTTTGCATTTCTACAGCATGAATCAAAGCGTCCCAACGTTGGCGATCTGCAAAAACTTAGGCCTTGGTGTCTAA
- a CDS encoding TlyA family RNA methyltransferase — protein sequence MRADQLLLERGLAASRSQAQRLIASGVEWRLGTKPWQRVSKNGDELPLPCEVRLLDTAEARYVSRGGLKLEGALHSSGLSAQGLRCLDVGQSTGGFTDCLLQQGAAQVVGLDVGHGQLHPRLRDDARVVCVERINARELEVNDARVPDVALGFDLVVGDLSFISLTLVLPALLPLLKKGGALLMLVKPQFELQPSDIGKGGLVKDEASYVQVEARLREACAALNLEVLGYWPSAIAGGDGNKEFWIGARRA from the coding sequence ATGCGTGCCGACCAGCTACTTCTCGAACGTGGTTTAGCCGCTTCGCGCTCTCAAGCGCAGCGGTTGATAGCCTCGGGCGTCGAGTGGCGGTTGGGCACCAAGCCGTGGCAACGCGTTTCCAAAAATGGTGACGAGCTGCCACTGCCCTGTGAAGTGCGTTTGCTGGACACCGCCGAGGCGCGCTATGTGTCTCGCGGTGGTTTAAAGCTCGAAGGTGCGTTGCACAGCAGCGGCTTGTCAGCCCAAGGTTTGCGCTGCCTCGATGTGGGGCAAAGCACCGGTGGCTTCACCGATTGCTTGTTGCAGCAAGGTGCTGCGCAAGTGGTGGGGCTGGATGTGGGGCATGGCCAGTTGCATCCTCGTTTGCGCGACGATGCGCGTGTGGTGTGTGTGGAACGCATCAACGCCCGCGAGTTAGAAGTGAACGATGCGCGTGTGCCCGATGTGGCCCTAGGATTTGATTTGGTGGTGGGTGATTTGTCTTTCATCTCACTCACCTTGGTATTACCCGCGTTGCTGCCTTTGCTGAAAAAGGGCGGCGCGCTGCTGATGTTGGTCAAACCGCAGTTTGAACTGCAGCCCAGCGACATTGGCAAAGGTGGCTTGGTCAAGGACGAAGCCAGCTATGTGCAGGTCGAGGCGCGATTGCGCGAGGCTTGCGCAGCATTGAATTTAGAAGTGTTGGGCTATTGGCCCAGCGCCATTGCCGGTGGCGATGGCAACAAGGAATTTTGGATTGGTGCGCGTCGTGCATGA